The nucleotide window gTACCCACGTACGTTCTTGAGGATGGCTCGGATGGAGTGGCCTTTGCTGGCGGACTCGGAGCTGGGGGCTGCGGCTCCAGACTCCTCCTTGCCTGCTCGCGGCTcctctcctgggggagggggaggtggtggAGGGTCTTTGAGTTGTGGAGAGGACAGAGATATATGACATAGACACTCCCCGGCAGGGCTGGGGTCACTCGGAGCCCTCGGCCGCACCTGCAGCTCAGTCCCCCAGGGCCCGACTGCCCCGACCTGAAACTGCCACCGCTCTGCCGTCAGCCCACATGCCTTGGGCATTCCAGGTTGTGCAggctctcccccagccccccagccctggctgccagcTAGCACGGGGTGCCCGTTCTCGTCCTCGCCGCCGCCCCTGCCCTGCGAACCTTTGCTGATGAGGTCCAGCTTGGTCTCCTGCTCCCCGGGCCCTTCGAGCTTGAGCTGCTGGTAGTAGCGGTAGAAGTCCTGCGGAACAGTGGGCACCGGGGCGGTGCGGTCAGAGGCAGGAGCCCCAGAATTCCTGCCTTCCCCCAGGTGTGGGCCTCAGATCACCGTGGGTCTGGCGCCCTGGACTCCgccacccccaggccccagctccccgAATTTGCTCACCAGCCGGGGCAGGCCCAGGTAACAGATGATGGTCAGAACGACAACCACACAGGCTGTGATAAAGTAGCCGAAGGCACTTTCTGACAGCTCCGAGCCAGCTGGGGTGGACGGTGCCAGTGGTCAGAGACCGgccgtccccctcccccacacccccagggcAGCGGCAAGAAGGCAGGAGGACTCACTGGCGATGGCGCAGATCATGGCCACTGAGGCGAAGAAGccagccaggccctggccacTCATGATGGGGGCCGTGTAGCTGGCGGGCAGGAGGCCAGCCAGACCAAACAGGCTGCCCTGCAGGATGGCGCCAAACGCTGGGAACAAGGTGGGTGtcggcagaggagctggggctggcggTCACCCAGCCTTGCACCCAGCTCCTTCTCCCTGTCCCTACCCCCAGCCCCGTCCCAGCTGCCCAAGGCCCGCGGGCTCCTCTCTGACTACGGTGGGTCAGGCCTCAGTCcacggcccctcccagccccgggcTTACAGTTTATGAGCATGATCTTGACCATGGTGAGGACGAAGAAGGGCAGAGCGTCCATCTGCACCTTCACCAGGATGGCCGTGACCAGGAACACCAGCAGGATGGCCACCAGGCTGCCCAGGATCCGCACCGACTGGGGAATCCTGCCAGAAGGGCAGGCCGGCCTGGGACTCAGCCCCGAGGGGAGCGGGAGGCGGCGGGGGTCGGGTGCgagcggcgggggagggggtgggcgccCACCTCTGATGCAGGAAGGAGTTGAGGCAGGCGAAGAGCAATAGGGGCAGCATGGAACACAAGGTCATGACGTTGTTGAAGATGGCACTGAGAGGGCCGTGCTCTGGCGACGGCGCTGCGGGGGCATCTGAGGCCTGGATGTCCTTGTTCCGCTCAGCAGTGACCAAGGACATGTTC belongs to Oryctolagus cuniculus chromosome 5, mOryCun1.1, whole genome shotgun sequence and includes:
- the SLC29A1 gene encoding equilibrative nucleoside transporter 1 gives rise to the protein MTTSHQPQDRYKAVWLIFFMLGLGTLLPWNFFMTATQYFTNRLDMAQNMSLVTAERNKDIQASDAPAAPSPEHGPLSAIFNNVMTLCSMLPLLLFACLNSFLHQRIPQSVRILGSLVAILLVFLVTAILVKVQMDALPFFVLTMVKIMLINSFGAILQGSLFGLAGLLPASYTAPIMSGQGLAGFFASVAMICAIATGSELSESAFGYFITACVVVVLTIICYLGLPRLDFYRYYQQLKLEGPGEQETKLDLISKGEEPRAGKEESGAAAPSSESASKGHSIRAILKNISVLALSICFVFTITIGVFPAVTADVKSSIAGASAWGNYFIPVSCFLTFNIFDWLGRSLTAIFMWPGKDSRWLPGLVLARLVFVPLLLLCNVQPRRYLAVVFEHDAWYIFFMAAFAFSNGYLASLCMCFGPKKVKPAEAETAGAIMAFFLCLGLALGAVFSFLFRAIV